The region TTTCCTCTTCGGTGGCCTGTTTTTCCAGGATCTCCCAGACAGACTCGTAGGCGATGGAAGGCGCCCTTTCGTCATGGGGATGGGCATAGGCCTCCTCGAGCATGAGGTCGAAGAGAATCCATATGGAGCCCCGCCGCTTGCCCTGGAGGAGCTCCGCCAGGGATCTGAAGCGGCTGTAGGACCGTTCCATGACCAGGAATCGCATTATCCTCCACATCGCCACCAGGATGTCGTCCTCCGGGACACCGAGGATCACCGATGTGAAATCATCGGGGCAGGTGTAATCCTCAGCGGAGCCGGTGGAGGGCAGCGGCACCCGTCCCCCATATCCTTTCCCCCGGCCGTCTTCCCGCAGTTCATCGGCCTCCTTGAGGATCTCACCTCCATCCACTTCCGGGGCGCTCCACTCCGCTACTTCAATCTGCTTGCGATCGATGGGTGTCGTGTGTTCGATGGCGCGCAGGTCCATCTCTTCGGCAAGTTTCCGGTGCCGGATATAAAGCTGTCCCCTCCGTCCGTTGTAACGGAACGCGTCTGGATGCTCCAACGTGTCGCCCTTCTCCGAGGAAAGGGATTCGAACAGCTTGTGGAGAAAATCGTGCTCCACTGCGAGCAGGCCGTCACTGAGGAACTTGGGGTGGACAAGATGGACTTTTGGCATGGGAACTCCAGTTTCAGGTTTCAGGTTGCAGGAAAGAGATTGTAACACAAAGATCTTTTCTCCGCGTCTCCGCGTCTCGGCGTCACCGTGTCAGGTGATCCGCCGCGGCGCGGCGGCTACCGTCGTCTTCCCCTCGGCCTCCTCGGACCGGGACGGACAGTGACGCTCCCGTCCTGACGGGAACCGCCCTCACCCTGGCTTTTCGAGTCTGTCACCTGCCCGAGGCTCTCCTTCTGGAACCTGAGGCCTTCTTTCTGCTTTTCGAGCCAGTCGTCGGTCTTCCCGCCGCCCGGTTCCTTCCCCGCGAATTTTTCTTTTCCCCTGGGTCCCTTACCCGGCTTGGCCCGGCTGTCGCTCCTGGCGCGGTCCTCGGAAGGACGGGTCCCTTCCCGGGCCATGCTGTCATCCCCGGAGGGAGCACCCGACCGGACCAGCAGGAAGATCCCGACAAGGACGAGAAACACCCCGGCGCCCGAGTACAGGGTTTCCGGCCCGGCCAGGTCGGCCGCCATTACCCTGCCCATGAACGCCAGGGGCAGGATGACGGCGACGAAAGTCAGGACCTTGACCCTGAACTGGAAAAGGTTCCTCAC is a window of bacterium DNA encoding:
- a CDS encoding DUF1722 domain-containing protein → MPKVHLVHPKFLSDGLLAVEHDFLHKLFESLSSEKGDTLEHPDAFRYNGRRGQLYIRHRKLAEEMDLRAIEHTTPIDRKQIEVAEWSAPEVDGGEILKEADELREDGRGKGYGGRVPLPSTGSAEDYTCPDDFTSVILGVPEDDILVAMWRIMRFLVMERSYSRFRSLAELLQGKRRGSIWILFDLMLEEAYAHPHDERAPSIAYESVWEILEKQATEEETIRYKELVGELVPGKVSLDMRRFLASVTARQDNEDLKYSAILAPYIDQ